One Trichormus variabilis 0441 genomic window, AGCTTTCATAGTTATGTATGATTGATCGGACGATTACCTCAGGGTAATCCCCGCCTTACCGTCGCCCTTTCGCATTCCACTTATGGAACCCTCATCACTAGTTCTTGCTCTAGAACAAAATTCTGAAGTTCTTGGCAAAGAACCACTTGTTCCCTTCGCAATTTTACTGGTAATCCTTTTAGTTGTACCCATCCTCTTTGAAAGGCTAAGATTACCGGGAATAGTGGGTTTAGTCCTATCTGGATTAGTATTAGGGCCATCGGGGTGGAACCTATTCCACACAAAATCACCGATGATTAGCCTGCTATCGGATATTGGTTTAGTTTATTTGATGTTTGTCGCAGGTTTAGAGGTAGACCTAGAATTGTGGCGGCGGCGGCAAAGTCGTGCTTTGGGGTTTGGCTGCGTTAGTTTTACTGTACCATTGTTGATTGGCACTTTGGTAGGAAGATTTTTTCACTTTGGTTGGAATACTTCCGTATTAATCGGCTCACTTTTAACTTCTTATAGCCTGTTAGCTTATCCTATTATCAACCGTTTAGGTGTCATCAGTAACCAAGCAGTCACAATTACTATTGGAGCTACACTTTTTACAGATATCAGCGCACTTATAGTATTAGCTATTTGCATTCCAGCTTTTCAAATGGGAATGTCAAATATTTACCAGATCCTCTCAGTCTTAGTCTGGTTAATTGTTTACTCCATTGTGATTTTAGTGGGATTTGATTGGGCTGGGAGAGAATTTTTTCGGCGTTCAGGAGATGATGAAGGAAATAAATTTGTATTTGTCTTACTCACCGTGTTTCTAGCGGCTGTAGTAGCTCAAATGATTGGGATAGAAAAAATTTTGGGAGCTTTTTTAGCAGGTTTAGCAGTTAATGAGGCTGTTGGCGAGGGGCCTGTTAAAGAAAAAATAGTTTTTGTTGGTAGTGTCTTATTTATTCCGATTTTTTTTATTAACCTCGGCTTGCTGATTGATTTGCCTGGTTTAGTTAATAGTTTGTTTACTCTCCAGTTAACCAGTTTGATTGTCATCGGCTTGATTGCTAGCAAATTTATCGCCGCTTGGTTAGCCAAAGTTTTTTATGGTTACAGTTGGCAAGAAATGTTGACTATGTGGTCACTATCTATGCCCCAGGTCGGTACAACATTAGCTGCTACTTTCGTAGGGTATCACACAGGTTTACTGTCATCGGCAGTTTTAACTAGTGTTGTTATCTTAATGCTAGTGACTGCAACCCTGGGGCCATTAATTACTAGTCGCACAGCCAGAGCTTTAACTACCGTATCCATGACCGCATCGGTGGATGCAAATCTGCCTGAGCCACAGGTAATAGAAACCCAAAATGGTAACTTTACTATCGTTGTACCTATTTATAATCCCCATACTCAACAATATTTGGTGGAAATGGCAGCAATGCTAGCACGTCAAGCTCAAGGGCGAATCATACCATTAACGATCGCCACAGCTGCGGCTCAGATGGATGCACCCCAACTAGAATCAACCTTGCAAAGAAGTGAGAGATTATTGGCTAAAGCCACCAGCCAAAGTCAAGCCTTAGGTGTAGAAGCATCGCCATTACTCCGCATTGACGATGCTTCTGCACCGGGAATTAGTAGAGCAGCTCGTGAGCAAAAAGCGAACTTAATTGTTATGGGCTGGGGTAAGCGGACTGGTTTAAGAGCGCGGTTATTCGGCAATGTCATTGATAACGTCTTGTGGTCATCCCATTGTCCAGTGGCGGTCACACGTCTTGTAGAATCACCCAAGAAAATTCAACGCATCCTCGTACCAGTAGAAAACTTAATCACACCAACATTACAACCGGTGCAATTTGCCCAGATGTTAGCAGAAGCAAATCAAGCCCAGGTGACAGTGCTGAATGTGTGCGATCGCCGCACAAGTTCTAGTAAAATTGCCTGGAGGCGATCGCAACTTGCTTTATTAGTATCTAAATTAGCTTTGCCCAATTCACCAGAAGTTCAAATTATTGCTCATGAAAATGCTGCTCAAGCCATTTTGCAAGCAGCACGATTATATGACCTAGTAGTCTTACCCTTTATCCGTAACCGCACAAGTCCTGGGGGATTAGCTCTCAGCGATGTCACCACCCAGCTAGCCAGTCAACTCACCTGCTCCATCGTCATGTTAGGAGAACCGCAAAGGCTGCAAACAGGTAATATTACGTCTGTAGCTCCTAATACTACGACACCAGTATAAATATTTAAACATAGTAGATCAGGAATAATTTTTCTAGTCAAAAGTCACGCGTAAAAGTATTTTTTCTGTGGTTTTCCAGTCTCTCATCCCCAGTTCCTATAGATTGATGCTCTAACAAGACTTTATTTTGTTGAAGATTTGATGAATTCTTGAGCAAAAGACACAAATACTTCATGATGTTTGTTATTTTGCTAAGTGAATTAACAAAAATCTAAAAAAAATGTAAACACCCCAAGCAAAAATCTGGAATGAGTCTTGTTCCTGCTGTATTGTCATATTTGGGCTAAATGGTTTAGAACCAATATCAAAACCTACTAACAATATCTATAAATAACTGGGAAAATATGAGAATTTTGGTGACTGGCGGTGCAGGATTTATTGGTTCTCATCTTATTGATCGGCTGATACCTCAAGGCCATGAAGTTATTTGTTTAGATAACTTCTACACAGGGGACAAACGTAATATCCATAAATGGGCGAACCACCCCAATTTTGAACTCATCCGCCACGATATAACCGAACCAATTAGGTTAGAAGTCGATCAGATTTATCATTTAGCTTGTCCAGCTTCCCCAGTACACTATCAGTACAACCCAGTCAAAACCGTTAAAACTAACGTGATGGGTACACTAAATATGTTAGGGCTAGCCAAACGTGTCAAGGCGAGATTTTTCCTAGCGTCCACTAGCGAAGTATACGGCGATCCTGAAATCCATCCCCAAACCGAAGAGTACCGGGGTAACGTAAATCCTATTGGTATCCGTTCTTGCTACGACGAAGGTAAAAGAATTGCGGAAACCCTAGCATTTGATTATTACAGACAAAATAAAGTTGATATTCGAGTTGTCCGTATATTCAACACCTACGGCCCCAGAATGTTAGAAAACGATGGACGGGTGGTGAGTAATTTTATAGTTCAAGCTTTACGAGGCACACCTTTAACTGTGTATGGTGATGGCTCACAAACTCGGAGTTTTTGCTATGTTTCTGACTTGGTGGAAGGCTTTATCCGTTTAATGAATAGCGATTACGTCGGGCCAGTTAATTTAGGAAATCCTGGTGAATACACCATTCTAGAATTAGCGCAAGCTGTGCAAAATTTGATCAATCCAGATGCACAGATCAAGTTTGAACCATTGCCTGCTGATGATCCACGTCGTCGCCAACCAGATATTACAAAAGCCAGAACCTTACTCAATTGGGAACCAACCATTCCTCTGCAAGAAGGGTTAAAGCTGACGATAGAAGATTTCCGCGATCGCATCAAGAGTGCCGTCTAGGATACAGGCTACTTAGGAGCCTGGGGTACTGTTCTCAAGTGCTGGCTAACTTTATTTGAGCAGGTATTTCAGCAACAGTACAACATGAAAAAGTGTAAATGTCATTTTGACAAATCTTTGTTTTAAAAGTAACCCCCTAGTGAGGAGTTCAACAAAATGCGTGTTTGTGTAATTGGTACTGGTTATGTTGGCTTGGTAACAGGAGCTTGCTTGGCTCACATCGGACACGATGTGATTTGCATAGATAACAACGAAGAAAAAGTCAAGATCATGAAGGCCGGGCAATCACCAATTTTTGAGCCTGGACTTTCAGAAATTATGCAGTCGGCTATCCAATCCGGCAAGATTCAATTTTCTACCGATTTGGCAGCAGGTGTAGCCCACGGAGAAATTTTATTTATTGCGGTTGGTACACCACCACTACCCACCGGTGAAAGCGATACCCGTTATGTAGAAGCTGTAGCCCGTGGTATCGGTGCTAATCTCAACGGTGGTTATAAAGTAATTGTGAATAAATCTACAGTACCCATCGGCTCAGGTGACTGGGTAAGAATGATTGTTTTGGATGGGATTGCAGAACGGCAAAAAACCCTCGTAACCGCAGGTGGCGGTAGTGTTGAGGATAAATTACCAGAATTACCCCAGTTTGATGTAGTTAGTAACCCTGAGTTCTTGCGTGAAGGTTCAGCTGTATACGACACATTTAACCCTGACCGCATTGTTTTGGGAGGTAATAGCCCTAGAGCGATCGCTTTAATGCAGGAATTATACGCCCCCATTGTCGAGCGCAAATTTGCAGAAAACCAATCTTTACCACCAGTACCCATTCTGGCTACAGACCTCAGTTCCGCAGAAATGATTAAATATGCGGCAAACGCTTTCTTAGCCACTAAGATTAGTTTTATTAACGAAGTAGCTAACATTTGCGATCGTGTTGGTGCAGACGTTACCCAAGTCGCCAAAGGTATTGGTTTAGACTCCCGTATCGGTAACAAATTCTTACAAGCTGGGATTGGTTGGGGTGGTTCCTGCTTCCCCAAAGACGTAGCTGCGCTGATTCACACCGCCGACGACTACGGCTATGAAGCACAGCTATTAAAATCTGCTGTTAGCGTCAACGAACGTCAACGCTTAATTGCTTTAGAAAAACTGCAACAAGTCCTGAAAATCCTCAAAGGTAAAACTGTTGGTTTACTCGGTCTTACATTTAAGCCCGACACCGACGACTTACGTGATGCACCAGCATTGAACTTAATCGAGCAACTAAACCGTTTAGGTGCTAAAGTCAAAGCCTACGACCCCATCGTTTCCCAAACTGGTATGCGCCACGGTCTTTCTGGCGTATTAGTAGAAACCGATGCAGAACGTTTAGCTGATGGTTGTGATGCGTTGGTACTTGTAACCGAATGGCAGCAATTTAGCGGTCTTGACTACGCCAAAATGGCCAAATTAATGAATAACCCCGTCGTGATTGACGGTCGTAATTTCCTCGATCCTGAAACTCTAGTACGGGCTGGATTCCAGTATGTAGGTGTTGGAAGATAGGTAAGTATCTTATTTGCTCAAAAAGTGTAATTAAATAACTCTCAATACCGCTTAGTATTTCTAGGCGGTATTTAATTTTTTGACTTACAGAAATATCTCCATTACTAATCTTGTGCAATAGCCCCCATTATGCCATTGACCGCAGATAAATAATCAGATGGGTTCAGCAAAATTAGCATTCCTCGCATTCCCCCAGAAACGGTAATTTTATCAAACAGGGTTGCTGTTTCGTCAACATAGGTGGGATAGCTTTTTTTACTAGCTAAAGCTGTGACACCACCACGGATATAACCTGTTAGCGGCTGTACCTCCTTCAGTGGAACCGTTTCAATTTTGCGATTTCCAGAAATCCGAGCCAGGGCTTTTAAATCTAAATGAGCATTTCCAGGTAAAACAGCAAAACAGATGCCTGTTTGGTCACCCCTGACTACTAGGGTTTTAAAAACTTGTTCTGGAGGAAGTCCAACTTTTTGGGCTGTACTTTCAGCCGCCAAATCATCAGGATCTACCTCATAGTTAAGAATTTCATAGGCAATGCCTAGTTTATCCAGTAGTCGAGCCGCATTAGTTTTCATTCTATTAATAGTCGCTATCAGCCACACAAATACCTTTACATTTAATACCGTTCGTAGCAGTGCGCTGACAATGAGGACAGAGAACTTTTTCGTCCTCTGTTTCTTGATTGGTATTTATATTAGTACTTCCCTGTAATTTATCTTTTTCCACAGTTATAAAAGATTTCCCATCACTCAAATTATACAAATAGCTGGAGTAGGGAGAGTCATAACCGACCGTCGGAGAACCATATCTAAGTTATTATTAGGGGCAAGACTGAAAAATTTATTGTATGCAAACTATTACTGATATTGGCACATTAATTGTTCGCACACCAGGAACTCTTGGCGGTCGTCCTCACATTGCAGGCACTAGAGTATCCATACAGAGGGTTGCTGCTTGGTACAAAATGGGTCTAAATGCAGAGGAAATTGTAGAAAGAATGGGTAATTTAACGTTAGTGCAGGTTTATGCTGCCTTGACTTACTACCATGCTAACCAAAAAGAAATTGAAGCTTATCTCGCTGCGGAGAAATCAAGCTATGAAGAACTTGCTACTCAAATGAATCAGTCAGTATGAGTGAAATACGACTGTTAATCGATGAGGACGCGATGGATCATCGATTCGTGGGAGCATTGAGAGCCAGGGGGGTAGATGTTACAACTGCTGGTGAGCTAAATACAACGGGTTTCAGCGATGAGGAACAGTTAATTATTGCTACTCAACAGCGAAGAGTATTCTATACATTTAATATTGGTGATTTTTGCCAGCTACATAGTATCTACACGACGGAGAAAAGAACTCATTCCGGTATTATTATTTCGTCACAAGATTATTCAATTGGTGAGCAGATGCGGCGAGTCTTGAAATTGATTGCGACTAAATCTGCTCATGATATGGAAAATCAGCTAGTTTTCCTCAGTGCTTATTTAGGGGAGTAGATTGACTAAATGAGAGATTGATATTGGTTGTCGAGGCGATCGCCTGTTGTGGTCATTTTGTGCGATCGCTTTTAGCAAGTGCATATATTCTTGATGGCTCAAATTAGTTATGTCACTCCATTAATTTATATGATAGTGCATTTAATAAACATAAAAGTTATACTTAAGACGTACGTGATGTAAAATTTACTGAGTAAACGATATGAATGGCTTTCAAAATTCTGAGACTTCAGGTATTGTTCCACAACAGCCTGAAACGATCATCAGCCTTGATGACTTCAAGTCTCTTTTTTATCAACTCAATGCAAAACCAGATACTGAGATACGGTTACTGCCTGGTAAGAAGACTGTGGAACTAGCGGACATCAGTAATATCAATGAACAAATACAAGCTAAACTTAGGAATCATGATGTAGCTGCAAGTATTGGCTCAATTAACTTTATTCTTTCAAATAAAAAAATTAAGGATTATTCTACTTGGGCTGAGTTTGAAAGAGAAAAATGGAATACTATTAATGAAAGAATTAAAACGCTAACTATTCATTGGGATATTGCAATTAAATTACCTCAATATAGTCTTCCGCAAAGACATTCTATCAGATTAAGAATTGGCAGTAATATTCCTCCTAAAGATATATTTCAATTAATATTTACAAGTGACAACATTCAAGAGATAATGGAAGCCAAGACTCCTAGCGTCTGTAAAATTGATTTTATTAATAATATTATTGCCATTGAATTATTAAATATAGTGAGCAATTGGTATGACGGTTTGAGAGATTCACCTGAATCTAGTACTTTAGAGAAAATTCTCAAGAAAAGAGGGAGAATCTTCAGTGAAATTATTCGCTACGCATCTCCTATCGTAGTTTTGATGATCGTATGTCAATACTCTAATTATTTATTGCCTATTTTAGGAATAGGAGAAGAAATATCGATTGAAAACTTGCAAGCATGTTTCATATTTTTGGCAGCATTTTTTATGGTAGGGTTATTTTTTGGATTTAAACTTGAAGCATTTATAGATAAAAGAATAGATGAATTTGAAGAATTTCCCAGTTTTTCTATTACCAAAGGTGATGAGAAAGCTATAGAAAACTTTGAAAAATCTAATAAAAAACTAACCGCACAAATTGTTAATAGAATACTTTGGATTTTATTTAGTGTAATAGTATCTTCATCTTTAAAGTTTATATTAAATCATATCATATCTTGATGAAATTATTATTCTGGATTTATTGAATGTTTTAGCGGCAATTCTCAACTATGAAATATCAATGAGCTAATGACTAACTAAATAAAAACTAGCCATTAGCCATACTCATAAAAAACTCTCCGCGCACCTCCGCGTTGACCTCCGCGCCACTCTGCGTTTAAACTTAAGCAGTGCGAAAACGCGCCAACTCCTCACCAGTCTTCGCATCATGGGCGTGAACAGTACAAACCAGACAAGAGTCAAACGATCGCGCGACGTGTCCCACTTCTACAGGATCTCTAGAATCTTCAATAGGAGTTCCGATCAAAGCTTCCTCAATAGGGCCGCGTACCCCCTCACTATCACGGGGGCCGACGTTCCAAGTAGTCGCCGCAATCACCTGATAATTCTTAATCTTGCCACCTTCGATATCTATCCAGTGACACAAAGAACCCCGTGAGGCTTCCGTTGCACCCCAACCGCGACCGTCTTTTTCTTTGGGTTTGATATACCAAGGGTCATTTAAGACGAACTCACGCAGACATCTTTCCGCTTGGCGATATAACTTGACAATTTCGTGAACTCGTGCAAGTTGACGTAAGTGAATACTAGCACCACCCATTTTTTGAAAAGCATCCAGAATAAACCCGTCGTAGTGTTGCCAAGATTCACCATGCTGACCACCTGCAACTAACTGGCGGGCTAGGGGGCCGACTTCCAAGCGTCCGAAGTCTTGGTGTAATACCGCCGTTGACCAAGAGTAGGCATTTTTGAAGTCTTTAGTATTTTTCTGGGTGGGTTTGGTGGTGCGGTCAAAGGGGTGAACATCTGCGTTACCTTCGTCATACCAGGAGTGGGTGGTATTTTCACGGGCGAAGGTGTGATCCATCAAAGTATGGGTATCGCTGAAGCTGTCATACACACCACTTTTCATAATCATGGCGGCGTTGCGGCCTTCGATGGTTGGCTTTTGGTATTTATCTTCATGGGGTAAGTATCCCCAGGAGACGTATTTACCCACACCAGCGCCATATCTATCTAAACCAATATCTAGACCCATACGCCAATAGAAACCCAAATCTGACTCACGATGCTTGATGTCTGCTTCTAACCAGTCCATGAAGTCATCATAAGTTTGAATTTCTTCGTAGCGTTCCAAAGAGCAACCCAACCATACAGGTTCTAACCAGTTGGTACGGAAGTATTCGAGAATCGCCCATGCGCGGGTGATGTCGGTTAAAGTAGGGGCGCACATAACACCACCAGGCACCATATAACTGCTGTGAGGCCATTGTCCACCAAACAGGGCGTAAATTTCTACGGGTTTGCTGGAAATGGTCACGCCGAGTTCATAGGATTTGCCTGTGAAGGCGGCGAAGCGGCGGACGGCTTCATCGTAGAAGCGGCTACTACGGTATTTTTTGTTTGTTAAGTCAATGGCGAACAATCCATAGAAGTAGCGGGGGATGCTTTGGATGGTTTCGACAATTTGACCGAGGTTTCTGGCTAAGATGGCGTTGCGGGGAACGGTTGTATTCCAGGCTGTATCTAATGCCCAGGATGCAGATGTCAAGTGAGAAGCACCGCAGATACCGCAGATACGAGGCGTGACAATTAGTCCAGCTTGGGGGTCTTTGCCACGAAGAATGATTTCAAAGCCGCGAAATAGTTCGGCGTGAGTCCAAGCGTTAACTACCTGTCCGTCTTCTATTTCCACACGGACATCTAAATCACCCTCGACTCTACCGACGGGTGATATATCTAATGTTTTGATTGTCATATTTGTTAGTTGTCAGTTGTCGGTTGTTAGTTGTCGGTTGTCAGTAGCAACTGACCATTGACTACTGACCACTGACTAAACTGTAAAAAAGTCTTCTTCTGCCCATTTGGGGGCTGTGTCTTTAGCAACCATTGTGAGGACAGCGTAGTTTTTATTGCTTACCCCTGGTGGTAGTTCTTTGGGTACTCCCATGATGGTCTGGGTTTTAAATACGGTTCCGGGTTTGAGGTCGAAGAAGGGGAACTCTGGTTCTGTGCAACCTAAACAGGGCATTCCGGCGCGGGTCTTGGAGGAGACGCGGTTCCAGAGGATGCGGTTGCAGGAAGAATGAGTCATGGGGCCGCGACAACCTAAGTCGTAGAATAGACAGCCTTTGCGTTGTCCAAATTCGGCGGTGGTGGCTTTGTAGGCGAAGTGGACGTTACGGGTACAGCCGGTTTGGGTGAAGGTGTTGAAGAAGGTTTGGGGGCGGTTGAGTTCATCGAGGGCGATGTCTCCTATACGTCCGGTAGCGATCGCCACTAATATCTGCGTAATCCAATCGGGGTGAGATGGACAACCGGGGATATTGATTACTGGTAGCCCTGATTTGGCACGGAAATCTTTACCTAAAAAGCCGCCTTCCTTACGTTTGAGGAATTGCAAGCCTTGTGATTCGCTGGGGTTTGGTTCCATTGCGGGGATTCCTCCCCAAGTGGCGCAGTCTCCCACGGCGACGACAAAACTAGCAGCTTGGGCGAGGTCATTTAACCAATCTTTCATGGGGCGATCGGCAAAACGGTTCCATTCGCCTGTACCGTTGGGGGCATTAACTACAGTACCTTCAAAGACCAAAATGTCTAGAGGTATTTTGCCTAAGATGCAATCCCACAGTAAGGTTTGTACGTTGTCGCCTAGTTCCAGTCCTAAGGAAGGATGCCAAAGTACCTTGATACCAAAATCAGCAATTAAATCGCATACTGTCGGTTCTTCGGCATTAAGAAAAGACATGGTGTTGCCTGAACAAGCACCACCTTGCAGCCAGAGTACGTTAGTCATTGGCTATTAGTTTGTATATTGTTTATCGCACTGGGTGTGTCAGTTGTCAGTTGTCAGTTGTTAGTTGTTAGTTGTTTTGCCACTGACTACTGACAAAACTCTATCCTCTTGTGAGTGGAGTTTTATCAGGCGTGACGCAGGTGTTGACGCTTGTAGAGGTTCACCTGTTTATAAAGGTTTACTTTTCAGAATACAGTATTTTTTATCTGATTGTATATCATTAAATAAATTTATTTTTTAGCAATAGTTAAATCAAAATTATATTTGTTTTAATAGTAGTTTTTTAGACAGATTTTAATTGGTGAATTTGCAATTTTTATGGCTCAATTTTTAGGCATAAATACTGGGTTGTTAGATGATTTTTTTTGATTGACGATCACCCTCTAGAATTTATATATATGGTGTTTTATATTTAAAAGTTAATGAGGCTTTTTTGATCCTGCCAGTTAAGAGAGGAACGTAATAGCTAATGAATGAGTTTTTTAGTAACTCTTATCTTCGTGAATTTCTGACCAATATGGTAACAAGTGATGTCACTTTCATCACAGGATTATTTTGGTTAGTTGTAGCCACGCTTATATCAATGATTGGCGGTGCTATTGGTGGGATGATATTAGCCGGAAAAGATATTGGCTATGGTTTTTCAGCAACAATTGGGGCATTATTTGCGCCGGCGGGGGTAATTCCTGCCATTATTTTGGGTCTGGGTTTACTAAATTTCTTGAGTAATTATTAGGAGGTAATATGTTGGAATTAGGATGGTTGTCGGCGAGGTTGTTTTTGAAAGGTAAGCTACTACGAGACCCCATATATTTTATGAGGCAAACTCTGATAGGTAGTACTATCGGTTTGTTAGTGCTATTATTACTCGCTCAGGCGGAAATTCCTTTTTGTTTACCAGTAACTATCTCTAGTTTAACTACAGGTATAATCATGCCATTTCTTCTCAAAGATTTCAAAATGAAGTGATTTGTTGTTTACTTGTCAAAGTATGGTTGATTGTCA contains:
- a CDS encoding cation:proton antiporter; protein product: MEPSSLVLALEQNSEVLGKEPLVPFAILLVILLVVPILFERLRLPGIVGLVLSGLVLGPSGWNLFHTKSPMISLLSDIGLVYLMFVAGLEVDLELWRRRQSRALGFGCVSFTVPLLIGTLVGRFFHFGWNTSVLIGSLLTSYSLLAYPIINRLGVISNQAVTITIGATLFTDISALIVLAICIPAFQMGMSNIYQILSVLVWLIVYSIVILVGFDWAGREFFRRSGDDEGNKFVFVLLTVFLAAVVAQMIGIEKILGAFLAGLAVNEAVGEGPVKEKIVFVGSVLFIPIFFINLGLLIDLPGLVNSLFTLQLTSLIVIGLIASKFIAAWLAKVFYGYSWQEMLTMWSLSMPQVGTTLAATFVGYHTGLLSSAVLTSVVILMLVTATLGPLITSRTARALTTVSMTASVDANLPEPQVIETQNGNFTIVVPIYNPHTQQYLVEMAAMLARQAQGRIIPLTIATAAAQMDAPQLESTLQRSERLLAKATSQSQALGVEASPLLRIDDASAPGISRAAREQKANLIVMGWGKRTGLRARLFGNVIDNVLWSSHCPVAVTRLVESPKKIQRILVPVENLITPTLQPVQFAQMLAEANQAQVTVLNVCDRRTSSSKIAWRRSQLALLVSKLALPNSPEVQIIAHENAAQAILQAARLYDLVVLPFIRNRTSPGGLALSDVTTQLASQLTCSIVMLGEPQRLQTGNITSVAPNTTTPV
- a CDS encoding UDP-glucuronic acid decarboxylase family protein; its protein translation is MRILVTGGAGFIGSHLIDRLIPQGHEVICLDNFYTGDKRNIHKWANHPNFELIRHDITEPIRLEVDQIYHLACPASPVHYQYNPVKTVKTNVMGTLNMLGLAKRVKARFFLASTSEVYGDPEIHPQTEEYRGNVNPIGIRSCYDEGKRIAETLAFDYYRQNKVDIRVVRIFNTYGPRMLENDGRVVSNFIVQALRGTPLTVYGDGSQTRSFCYVSDLVEGFIRLMNSDYVGPVNLGNPGEYTILELAQAVQNLINPDAQIKFEPLPADDPRRRQPDITKARTLLNWEPTIPLQEGLKLTIEDFRDRIKSAV
- a CDS encoding UDP-glucose dehydrogenase family protein translates to MRVCVIGTGYVGLVTGACLAHIGHDVICIDNNEEKVKIMKAGQSPIFEPGLSEIMQSAIQSGKIQFSTDLAAGVAHGEILFIAVGTPPLPTGESDTRYVEAVARGIGANLNGGYKVIVNKSTVPIGSGDWVRMIVLDGIAERQKTLVTAGGGSVEDKLPELPQFDVVSNPEFLREGSAVYDTFNPDRIVLGGNSPRAIALMQELYAPIVERKFAENQSLPPVPILATDLSSAEMIKYAANAFLATKISFINEVANICDRVGADVTQVAKGIGLDSRIGNKFLQAGIGWGGSCFPKDVAALIHTADDYGYEAQLLKSAVSVNERQRLIALEKLQQVLKILKGKTVGLLGLTFKPDTDDLRDAPALNLIEQLNRLGAKVKAYDPIVSQTGMRHGLSGVLVETDAERLADGCDALVLVTEWQQFSGLDYAKMAKLMNNPVVIDGRNFLDPETLVRAGFQYVGVGR
- the ybaK gene encoding Cys-tRNA(Pro) deacylase, which produces MKTNAARLLDKLGIAYEILNYEVDPDDLAAESTAQKVGLPPEQVFKTLVVRGDQTGICFAVLPGNAHLDLKALARISGNRKIETVPLKEVQPLTGYIRGGVTALASKKSYPTYVDETATLFDKITVSGGMRGMLILLNPSDYLSAVNGIMGAIAQD
- a CDS encoding DUF433 domain-containing protein, coding for MQTITDIGTLIVRTPGTLGGRPHIAGTRVSIQRVAAWYKMGLNAEEIVERMGNLTLVQVYAALTYYHANQKEIEAYLAAEKSSYEELATQMNQSV
- a CDS encoding DUF5615 family PIN-like protein, producing MSEIRLLIDEDAMDHRFVGALRARGVDVTTAGELNTTGFSDEEQLIIATQQRRVFYTFNIGDFCQLHSIYTTEKRTHSGIIISSQDYSIGEQMRRVLKLIATKSAHDMENQLVFLSAYLGE
- a CDS encoding nickel-dependent hydrogenase large subunit, which produces MTIKTLDISPVGRVEGDLDVRVEIEDGQVVNAWTHAELFRGFEIILRGKDPQAGLIVTPRICGICGASHLTSASWALDTAWNTTVPRNAILARNLGQIVETIQSIPRYFYGLFAIDLTNKKYRSSRFYDEAVRRFAAFTGKSYELGVTISSKPVEIYALFGGQWPHSSYMVPGGVMCAPTLTDITRAWAILEYFRTNWLEPVWLGCSLERYEEIQTYDDFMDWLEADIKHRESDLGFYWRMGLDIGLDRYGAGVGKYVSWGYLPHEDKYQKPTIEGRNAAMIMKSGVYDSFSDTHTLMDHTFARENTTHSWYDEGNADVHPFDRTTKPTQKNTKDFKNAYSWSTAVLHQDFGRLEVGPLARQLVAGGQHGESWQHYDGFILDAFQKMGGASIHLRQLARVHEIVKLYRQAERCLREFVLNDPWYIKPKEKDGRGWGATEASRGSLCHWIDIEGGKIKNYQVIAATTWNVGPRDSEGVRGPIEEALIGTPIEDSRDPVEVGHVARSFDSCLVCTVHAHDAKTGEELARFRTA
- a CDS encoding hydrogenase small subunit; translated protein: MTNVLWLQGGACSGNTMSFLNAEEPTVCDLIADFGIKVLWHPSLGLELGDNVQTLLWDCILGKIPLDILVFEGTVVNAPNGTGEWNRFADRPMKDWLNDLAQAASFVVAVGDCATWGGIPAMEPNPSESQGLQFLKRKEGGFLGKDFRAKSGLPVINIPGCPSHPDWITQILVAIATGRIGDIALDELNRPQTFFNTFTQTGCTRNVHFAYKATTAEFGQRKGCLFYDLGCRGPMTHSSCNRILWNRVSSKTRAGMPCLGCTEPEFPFFDLKPGTVFKTQTIMGVPKELPPGVSNKNYAVLTMVAKDTAPKWAEEDFFTV